One window of Gemmatimonas sp. UBA7669 genomic DNA carries:
- a CDS encoding HAMP domain-containing sensor histidine kinase gives MPDTTPAVADETLIRFARRISHDLNNFSTVVRTYSELLLSELPADSPTHADVAEIQRAAESMVQYLQRVTRFARAGSMKRVAVPVDHSVTEAVEAFARELPTRPVQVNGQTGADVHADPVWFREVLIELLRNANDAAPAGSTVAVRLARAGDAVSIVVCDPGPGFPSSLPVVGEPFVTSKNGVRGAGLGLALTNAFALALGGALAVERADGETRVGITLPLSPSGPA, from the coding sequence ATGCCAGACACGACACCAGCGGTTGCCGACGAGACCCTCATCCGGTTTGCACGCCGGATCTCGCACGACCTGAACAACTTCTCCACGGTCGTGCGCACCTACAGCGAGCTGCTGCTCTCCGAGCTGCCGGCGGACTCGCCCACGCATGCCGACGTCGCGGAGATTCAGCGGGCTGCCGAGAGCATGGTGCAATATCTGCAGCGGGTCACGCGTTTCGCGCGGGCCGGCAGCATGAAGCGCGTGGCGGTCCCGGTGGATCACTCGGTGACCGAGGCCGTGGAGGCCTTCGCGCGTGAGCTGCCAACACGGCCGGTGCAGGTCAACGGCCAGACCGGCGCTGACGTTCATGCGGACCCGGTCTGGTTCCGTGAGGTCCTGATCGAACTGCTGCGCAACGCCAACGACGCCGCGCCGGCAGGGTCGACGGTTGCGGTGCGTCTCGCGCGCGCGGGCGACGCGGTGTCCATCGTGGTGTGCGACCCGGGCCCAGGCTTCCCGTCGTCGCTGCCGGTAGTCGGTGAACCCTTCGTGACGTCGAAGAATGGCGTGCGCGGTGCGGGCCTGGGGCTCGCCCTCACCAACGCTTTTGCTCTTGCCCTTGGCGGCGCGCTGGCGGTTGAGCGTGCGGATGGCGAAACGCGCGTGGGCATCACGCTGCCCCTGTCGCCCTCCGGGCCAGCCTGA
- a CDS encoding response regulator, which yields MKFLVVDDSATMRRIVINSLQRIGYNDTVEAGDGQEALAKFDASIAFVITDWNMPNMSGTEFTKVLRSRDDGRSVPVLMVTARSVKEDILTAMEAGVNNYIVKPFTPQVLKEKIDALLPAAAA from the coding sequence ATGAAGTTCCTCGTCGTAGACGACTCGGCGACCATGCGTCGCATCGTCATCAACTCGCTGCAGCGCATCGGCTACAACGACACCGTCGAAGCCGGCGACGGTCAGGAAGCCCTGGCCAAGTTCGACGCGTCCATCGCGTTCGTCATCACCGACTGGAACATGCCGAACATGAGCGGGACGGAGTTTACCAAGGTGCTGCGTTCGCGGGACGATGGACGTTCGGTGCCCGTGTTGATGGTGACGGCGCGTTCGGTCAAGGAGGACATCCTCACGGCCATGGAAGCGGGCGTCAACAACTACATCGTCAAGCCCTTCACGCCGCAGGTGCTCAAGGAGAAGATCGATGCGCTCCTGCCTGCTGCGGCCGCCTGA
- a CDS encoding chemotaxis protein CheD, translated as MGTAAPVRPTEKVVGVADLKVSNVPGERLITYALGSCLGIVVHDPVAGVAGMLHVMLPTGTIDPAKMADKPAMFVDSGVPLLFKECYKLGARKERMQVKVAGGAHAGAREEDDRFQIGKRNMIALRKLLWKNGVMIHANDTGGVQTSRTMWVDVTTGEVTLKINGTESTL; from the coding sequence ATGGGGACCGCCGCGCCCGTGCGTCCCACGGAAAAGGTGGTCGGTGTGGCCGACCTCAAGGTATCGAACGTGCCGGGTGAGCGTCTTATCACATATGCCCTCGGCAGTTGCCTGGGCATCGTGGTGCACGACCCGGTGGCCGGCGTGGCCGGCATGCTGCATGTGATGCTCCCCACGGGGACCATCGATCCTGCGAAGATGGCGGACAAACCCGCCATGTTCGTGGACAGCGGCGTGCCGCTGCTGTTCAAGGAATGCTACAAGCTGGGCGCCAGGAAGGAGCGCATGCAGGTGAAGGTGGCCGGCGGAGCCCATGCCGGCGCGCGCGAAGAAGACGACAGATTCCAGATCGGCAAGCGCAACATGATCGCGCTGCGCAAGCTGCTCTGGAAGAACGGCGTGATGATTCACGCGAACGACACGGGCGGCGTGCAGACGTCGCGCACGATGTGGGTGGACGTGACCACCGGTGAGGTCACGCTCAAGATCAACGGCACCGAAAGCACGCTCTGA
- a CDS encoding protein-glutamate methylesterase/protein-glutamine glutaminase, whose product MLASPHGATGAAVPGRTPGVIRVLVVDDSALVRRILTDALSKHEDIEVVGTATDPYVARERIAQLRPDVITLDIEMPRMDGLSFLSKLMRHFPLPVVVCSSLTPQNSETALRALSLGAVEVIAKPGSSLAAGDVAEELARAVRAASHARVTKRVDAPEPPAVLRPAIATIDSTNKLIALGASTGGTQALEVVLRRFPVDAPGTVIVQHMPEHFTASFAKRLDSVCQMRVQEAKDGDYVVPGLALVAPGGKHLVVQASGARWVARVKDGPKVHHQRPAVDVLFQSVARSAGRNAVGAILTGMGADGAKGMLAMREAGAYTVAQNEETCVVYGMPREAVKLEAAVDVLALERIAEALLTHTHSSVHALTP is encoded by the coding sequence CTGCTGGCCTCACCTCATGGCGCAACGGGCGCCGCAGTCCCCGGGCGTACGCCCGGCGTGATTCGCGTGCTCGTCGTCGACGATTCGGCGCTGGTGCGACGCATCCTCACCGATGCGTTGTCGAAGCACGAGGACATCGAGGTGGTGGGCACGGCCACGGATCCCTATGTGGCGCGCGAGCGCATTGCGCAATTGCGCCCCGATGTGATCACGCTCGACATCGAAATGCCACGCATGGACGGCCTGTCCTTCCTGTCCAAGCTGATGCGGCACTTCCCGCTGCCGGTGGTGGTGTGCAGTTCGCTCACACCGCAGAACAGTGAGACGGCGCTGCGTGCACTCTCGCTGGGCGCGGTGGAGGTCATTGCGAAACCCGGCTCGTCGTTGGCGGCGGGTGATGTGGCGGAGGAACTCGCGCGGGCCGTGCGTGCGGCGTCACACGCGCGCGTCACCAAGCGGGTCGATGCACCAGAGCCCCCCGCGGTGCTGCGCCCTGCCATTGCCACGATCGACTCCACCAACAAGCTCATCGCACTCGGTGCGTCCACCGGTGGCACACAGGCGCTCGAAGTGGTGCTGCGCCGCTTCCCCGTTGATGCACCAGGCACGGTGATCGTGCAGCACATGCCCGAGCACTTCACGGCGTCGTTCGCGAAGCGACTGGACAGTGTGTGTCAGATGCGCGTGCAGGAGGCCAAGGACGGCGACTACGTCGTGCCGGGGCTCGCGCTGGTGGCGCCTGGTGGCAAGCACCTGGTGGTGCAGGCCAGCGGTGCACGCTGGGTGGCACGTGTGAAAGACGGACCCAAGGTGCATCACCAGCGGCCGGCCGTGGATGTGCTCTTCCAGAGTGTGGCGCGCAGTGCGGGCCGCAATGCGGTGGGTGCGATTCTCACCGGCATGGGCGCCGATGGAGCCAAGGGCATGCTGGCCATGCGCGAGGCGGGCGCGTACACGGTCGCGCAGAATGAGGAGACCTGCGTGGTCTACGGCATGCCGCGGGAAGCGGTCAAGCTCGAGGCGGCCGTGGATGTGCTGGCGCTTGAACGGATAGCCGAGGCGTTGCTCACGCACACGCACTCGTCGGTGCACGCGCTTACGCCATAA
- a CDS encoding protein-glutamate O-methyltransferase CheR: MTAPGTSALFAECELTATQFARITRLLHDHAGIRMREGKEGLVRARLTKRLRKLGLSDFDAYLTFVEQEPSRREFAEMIDALTTNKTSFLREATHFDFLRDAVFPHLDGPVRIWSAGCSSGEEPYTLAMLCQETFGGSSARDVKILATDISHRVLATAKAGVYPVDGMQDVPAAWLQKYWAKRSEATGRAVYEAQPALRRLVHFAKLNLMEQWPMRGPFDAILCRNVMIYFDKATQQQLVERYWALLRPGGHLFVGHSESLTGLTHRFRYVQPAVYVK; encoded by the coding sequence ATGACTGCCCCCGGAACCAGCGCCCTGTTCGCCGAATGCGAACTGACGGCGACGCAGTTTGCGCGCATCACGCGCCTTCTCCACGATCATGCGGGCATCCGCATGCGCGAGGGGAAGGAAGGCCTGGTGCGTGCACGACTCACCAAGCGGCTGCGCAAACTCGGGTTGTCCGATTTCGATGCCTATCTGACGTTCGTCGAGCAGGAGCCGTCGCGCCGCGAGTTTGCGGAAATGATCGACGCGCTGACGACGAACAAGACGAGCTTTCTGCGCGAGGCCACGCACTTCGATTTTCTGCGTGACGCGGTGTTCCCCCATCTCGACGGCCCCGTGCGCATCTGGAGCGCCGGCTGCTCGAGCGGGGAGGAGCCCTACACGCTGGCCATGCTCTGCCAGGAGACGTTTGGCGGCAGCAGTGCGCGGGACGTGAAGATCCTCGCCACCGACATTTCGCATCGCGTGCTCGCGACGGCCAAGGCCGGCGTGTATCCGGTGGACGGCATGCAGGACGTCCCCGCCGCGTGGCTGCAGAAGTACTGGGCCAAACGCAGCGAGGCCACGGGGCGCGCCGTGTACGAGGCGCAGCCGGCCCTCCGCCGCCTGGTGCACTTCGCCAAGCTCAACCTGATGGAGCAGTGGCCCATGCGCGGGCCCTTCGATGCGATTCTGTGCCGCAATGTCATGATCTACTTCGACAAGGCCACCCAGCAGCAGCTCGTCGAGCGCTACTGGGCCCTGCTGCGGCCCGGTGGGCATCTGTTCGTCGGGCACTCGGAGAGTCTCACCGGTCTCACGCACCGCTTCCGGTACGTGCAGCCAGCCGTCTACGTGAAGTAG
- a CDS encoding chemotaxis protein CheW has protein sequence MSTHSDSTTLTQSRAGKYLTFFLAGEEYGLEILKVSEIIGLQPITRVPRMPEFVRGVINLRGKVIPITDLRRKFGMAAEDSEDSCIIVVQMRGIQTGIVVDRVSEVVAVAEGDIEDAPSFGAGIRTEFLLGIGKAGGRVKLLLDIDKVLATSEIEALQAAQQAA, from the coding sequence ATGAGCACGCACAGCGATTCCACGACCCTGACCCAGTCCCGCGCCGGCAAGTATCTCACGTTCTTCCTCGCGGGCGAGGAATACGGTCTCGAGATTCTCAAGGTCAGCGAGATCATCGGCCTGCAGCCCATCACGCGCGTGCCCCGCATGCCGGAGTTCGTGCGCGGCGTGATCAACCTGCGTGGCAAGGTCATTCCCATCACGGATCTGCGCCGCAAGTTCGGCATGGCGGCCGAGGACTCCGAGGACAGCTGCATCATCGTTGTGCAGATGCGCGGCATCCAGACGGGCATCGTCGTCGATCGGGTGAGCGAAGTCGTGGCCGTCGCCGAAGGCGACATTGAAGATGCGCCGAGCTTCGGCGCCGGCATCCGCACCGAATTCCTGCTGGGCATCGGCAAGGCGGGTGGCCGCGTGAAACTGCTGCTCGACATCGACAAGGTGCTGGCGACGAGCGAAATCGAGGCCCTGCAGGCCGCGCAGCAGGCGGCCTGA
- a CDS encoding chemotaxis protein CheX encodes MSNTMVQSLSRATTATFEELALLFPELELSPEQAAAPLDVAVSVDFRGPLTGRLVVRASHGILPAITANMLGAEESEKLPLQRDALGEVANVICGHVVPLIAGADAVVNLSAPRVHDGGELPSRDEDEPSARVQVGLEDGRAETVLYLFHTAGAASTA; translated from the coding sequence ATGTCGAATACTATGGTTCAGTCCCTGTCGCGAGCGACGACAGCGACTTTTGAGGAGCTCGCGCTCCTCTTTCCGGAGCTCGAACTCTCGCCCGAACAGGCCGCGGCCCCGCTCGATGTGGCCGTGTCGGTGGACTTTCGTGGCCCGCTGACCGGCCGTCTGGTCGTGCGCGCGTCGCACGGCATTCTGCCGGCCATCACCGCCAACATGCTCGGCGCCGAAGAGTCGGAAAAGCTTCCGCTGCAGCGTGATGCGCTGGGCGAAGTGGCCAACGTGATCTGCGGCCATGTGGTGCCACTCATTGCTGGTGCCGATGCCGTGGTCAATCTCAGTGCGCCCCGGGTGCACGACGGGGGTGAGCTGCCCTCGCGCGATGAAGACGAACCGTCGGCCCGCGTCCAGGTGGGCCTCGAGGACGGCCGTGCCGAGACCGTTCTCTATCTCTTTCACACCGCTGGAGCCGCGTCAACCGCGTGA
- a CDS encoding flagellar biosynthesis anti-sigma factor FlgM: MKINSYIDSLRITPTSSPAVQRPVQEVQQVPAPKPVKSDSVQISDEARRMSAAPRESLDPERIAELRQKVYSGAYNTLDVVDQVARRILTRGDL, encoded by the coding sequence ATGAAGATCAACAGCTACATCGACTCTCTGCGCATTACGCCGACGAGCTCCCCGGCCGTCCAGCGTCCCGTTCAGGAAGTCCAGCAGGTCCCGGCCCCCAAGCCGGTGAAGTCGGACTCGGTCCAGATCTCGGACGAAGCGCGGCGCATGAGCGCGGCGCCCCGCGAGTCGCTCGATCCCGAGCGCATCGCCGAGCTTCGGCAGAAAGTCTATTCGGGCGCCTACAACACCCTGGATGTGGTGGACCAGGTCGCCCGACGCATCCTGACCCGCGGCGATCTCTAA
- a CDS encoding TIGR01777 family oxidoreductase: protein MHEFSQRSTYPVPVDELFAWHERPGAFLRLSPPWDAPEVVKQEGGIRDGAQVVVRVQAGPVPTTWHIEHRDYIANRQFRDVQREGPFAHWVHTHRFEPVEPAVSALEDHIAYALPLGAFGDTFGKNFVHDTLLRVFRYRHAVLAGDIARHAAYANRPRLTVAITGASGFIGRQLAAFLSTGGHRVLRIGRGPVVPGVTDISWNPDRGQLDAAALEGVDAVVHLAGASIADRWTSAHRAAIKTSRVEGTSLLAHTLAKLSRKPAVLLSGSAIGIYGAQRDEELNERSALGTDYLAEVGKAWEGATEPAARAGIRVVHLRTGIVQGAAGGALAKQLPLFKYGAGGPLGDGSQWLSPIALDDHIGAMHFCLWHDTVHGPVNLVAPTPVTNAEFTRTLADVLDRPAFLPAPAFALRLALGREMADSTVLASQRVVPAVLQAAGFAWRHPSLADMLRFELGVA from the coding sequence ATGCACGAGTTCTCCCAGCGCTCCACCTATCCCGTCCCGGTCGACGAGCTCTTCGCCTGGCATGAGCGACCCGGCGCATTTCTGCGTCTGTCTCCGCCCTGGGACGCGCCCGAAGTCGTGAAGCAGGAGGGTGGCATTCGCGATGGCGCGCAGGTGGTGGTGCGCGTGCAGGCCGGGCCGGTGCCCACCACCTGGCATATCGAACACCGCGACTACATCGCCAACCGGCAGTTCCGCGATGTGCAGCGTGAGGGTCCCTTTGCGCATTGGGTGCACACCCATCGCTTCGAGCCGGTGGAGCCAGCCGTCAGCGCGCTCGAGGACCACATCGCCTACGCGCTGCCGCTCGGTGCGTTCGGCGACACGTTCGGCAAGAACTTTGTGCATGACACGCTCTTGCGCGTGTTCCGCTATCGGCACGCGGTGCTGGCTGGCGACATCGCACGCCACGCAGCGTATGCCAATCGCCCCAGGCTCACGGTAGCCATCACCGGCGCCAGTGGCTTCATTGGACGACAGCTCGCGGCCTTCCTGTCCACTGGCGGACATCGTGTGCTGCGCATCGGGCGTGGGCCAGTGGTGCCCGGCGTCACGGACATCTCGTGGAATCCCGACCGTGGGCAGCTTGATGCGGCCGCGCTCGAGGGGGTGGATGCCGTCGTGCATCTGGCCGGCGCGTCCATTGCCGATCGCTGGACAAGTGCGCACCGTGCAGCCATCAAGACCAGTCGGGTGGAAGGCACGTCACTGCTGGCGCACACGCTGGCCAAACTTTCGCGCAAGCCTGCGGTGTTGCTGAGCGGATCGGCCATTGGCATTTACGGCGCGCAGCGTGACGAGGAACTCAACGAACGCAGCGCGCTCGGCACCGACTACCTCGCGGAGGTCGGCAAGGCCTGGGAAGGCGCCACCGAACCGGCGGCGCGCGCCGGCATTCGTGTGGTGCATCTGCGCACCGGTATCGTCCAGGGCGCCGCAGGCGGTGCGCTGGCCAAGCAACTGCCGCTGTTCAAGTATGGTGCGGGTGGGCCGCTGGGTGATGGCTCGCAGTGGCTCAGTCCCATCGCGCTCGACGATCATATCGGCGCCATGCACTTCTGTCTCTGGCACGACACGGTGCACGGTCCCGTGAATCTCGTGGCGCCCACGCCGGTCACCAACGCGGAATTCACGCGCACGCTCGCAGATGTGCTGGATCGTCCGGCGTTCCTGCCGGCGCCGGCCTTCGCGCTTCGACTGGCGCTTGGGCGCGAGATGGCGGACAGCACGGTGCTCGCCAGCCAACGCGTCGTGCCTGCGGTGCTGCAGGCGGCGGGTTTTGCATGGCGACATCCGTCGCTGGCGGACATGCTGCGCTTCGAGCTTGGTGTGGCGTGA
- a CDS encoding DNA-3-methyladenine glycosylase family protein, whose translation MARPARVRLTRRLLDQAQDELAAADVRMAAVIEQVGPCTMLPRREGTHFGHLVRNIVYQQLSGGAAATIHGRFAERLGGDPHAPHPEQVLALDEASMRACGLSSAKARAIRDLAQHVVEGRLPIESLDTLDDQAVIDALVPVRGIGPWTAQMFLMFRLGRPDVLPVLDLGVRKGAQRIYRTRALPDAARLEKIARNWRPWASVASWYCWRVLDIDDAGGW comes from the coding sequence ATGGCCAGGCCGGCGCGCGTACGACTCACGCGCCGATTGCTCGATCAGGCGCAAGACGAACTGGCGGCGGCCGATGTCCGCATGGCCGCCGTCATCGAGCAGGTTGGACCCTGCACGATGTTGCCGCGACGTGAAGGCACGCACTTCGGGCATCTCGTGCGCAACATCGTGTATCAGCAGCTCTCGGGCGGCGCCGCGGCCACCATTCACGGCCGCTTCGCCGAGCGACTGGGCGGCGATCCGCATGCGCCGCATCCCGAACAGGTGTTGGCGCTCGACGAGGCCAGCATGCGTGCCTGCGGCTTGAGCAGCGCCAAGGCGCGCGCCATTCGGGACCTGGCGCAGCATGTGGTGGAGGGCCGACTGCCCATCGAATCGCTGGACACGCTCGACGATCAGGCGGTCATCGACGCACTGGTGCCGGTGCGTGGCATCGGGCCGTGGACGGCGCAGATGTTTCTCATGTTCCGTCTCGGCAGGCCCGACGTGCTGCCCGTGCTCGATCTCGGTGTGCGCAAGGGCGCGCAGCGCATTTATCGCACGCGCGCGCTGCCCGACGCCGCACGACTCGAGAAGATCGCGCGGAACTGGCGCCCGTGGGCCAGCGTTGCCAGTTGGTATTGCTGGCGTGTGCTGGATATCGACGACGCGGGTGGCTGGTAG
- a CDS encoding response regulator, with amino-acid sequence MAFNVLVVDDSAVMRQMVVRTLRMSGLPLGTVHEAGNGEEGLFILQEQWVDLLLLDINMPVMNGEEMLRRLRANPETEQLPVIVVSTEGSETRLQALQELGASIVRKPFAPETLRETILRMTGVTDVEYYGSVPVASDDSDF; translated from the coding sequence ATGGCATTCAACGTACTGGTGGTGGACGACAGCGCCGTGATGCGGCAGATGGTCGTCCGGACGCTCAGGATGAGCGGCCTCCCGCTGGGCACGGTCCACGAGGCCGGCAACGGGGAGGAGGGGCTGTTCATCCTGCAGGAGCAGTGGGTGGACCTGCTGCTGCTCGACATCAACATGCCCGTCATGAACGGCGAGGAGATGCTGCGGCGTCTGCGCGCCAATCCCGAGACGGAGCAGCTGCCGGTCATTGTGGTGTCGACCGAAGGCAGTGAAACGCGATTGCAGGCGCTGCAGGAGCTGGGCGCATCGATCGTTCGCAAGCCATTCGCGCCGGAGACCCTGCGCGAGACCATCCTGCGCATGACCGGAGTCACCGATGTCGAATACTATGGTTCAGTCCCTGTCGCGAGCGACGACAGCGACTTTTGA
- the fliS gene encoding flagellar export chaperone FliS, translated as MSYGTMQANYREMEIHAASPEKLLCIVFEQLVVNLERARIAIERKDIELRVVSLRRARELVTELLTTLDVEKGGQLGVDLAGIYQVMLYELVDVGIRGDLKVMKQLINIATALRDGFTGAAQQLAAQRLKTA; from the coding sequence ATGTCATACGGCACCATGCAGGCGAACTACCGCGAGATGGAGATTCACGCCGCCTCGCCCGAGAAGTTGCTCTGCATCGTCTTCGAACAGCTGGTCGTGAACCTCGAGCGCGCGCGCATCGCCATTGAGCGCAAGGACATCGAATTGCGGGTGGTGTCGTTGCGCCGCGCCCGCGAACTGGTGACCGAGCTCCTCACCACACTCGACGTGGAGAAGGGTGGCCAGTTGGGTGTGGATCTCGCCGGGATCTACCAGGTCATGCTCTATGAGCTGGTGGACGTGGGCATCCGCGGCGACCTCAAGGTCATGAAGCAGCTCATCAACATTGCCACGGCGTTGCGCGACGGGTTCACCGGCGCCGCGCAGCAACTGGCAGCGCAGCGGCTCAAGACGGCCTGA
- a CDS encoding chemotaxis protein CheA: MSPLNLDDAATLLMQLEATDTADLAVLRDALTDLAFENRVPLRAQPHVAKAARVLGTIVNGTAADVQAAFTEVGQSIEEAMKICDAATPPAAVGAVPVAQALAGTVNGATAIAVASGALKKQTQTAEAETAEATVAEAAVAEAVLPPPAVEASVVVAAAPVASVAPAPAVSRHQPPAHSQTERLPDDADRDLLPDFITESVECIAASEAALLSLEENPSDEEAVNTVFRAFHTVKGTSAFLGLTRIAEFAHEAESLLSRVRDKEIAYTQGCADLSLRSVDMLKDLLDVVEKALSGDGRLPLPAGYHELHQALASYDPARDANGVTLAIVPAAEDIFPAPSDAASGDHGSAVSARAESGQAASRKSGESNADATIRVRTDRLDRLIDMVGELVIAQSMIAGDETIDTSTQYELQRKVTHAGKIVRELQDLSMSMRMVPLRPTFQKLARVVRDTATKAGKTVQFTTEGDDVEIDRNMVDRLGDPLVHMVRNAVDHGVEPPHERTANGKNGLGQVRLHAYHASGNVVVELIDDGRGLHRDKIVKKAIEKGLIESDKGMSDSDVFNLIFAPGFSTAEKITDISGRGVGMDVVRRNLEEIRGRIDITSAPGKGTTFSIRLPLTLAVTDGMLVRVGSERFIIPLTHIHMSFRPEPSMLSTVVGKGEMVLLRGELMPVVRLHRLFDVPDAVESPLEGLLMIVGDGNKRTALLVDDLLGQQQVVAKAIGDGLGKVPGVSGGAILGDGRVGLILDVNETVALAQNTDSSSSLTRSVAA; encoded by the coding sequence GTGTCCCCACTGAACCTCGATGATGCCGCCACGCTGCTGATGCAGCTGGAGGCAACCGACACCGCCGATCTCGCAGTTCTGCGTGATGCGCTCACCGATCTCGCATTCGAGAATCGTGTGCCGCTGCGCGCGCAGCCTCACGTGGCCAAGGCGGCGCGTGTGCTCGGCACGATCGTGAATGGTACGGCCGCGGATGTACAGGCCGCCTTCACGGAAGTCGGGCAGTCGATTGAAGAAGCCATGAAGATCTGCGACGCGGCCACGCCACCGGCCGCGGTTGGTGCGGTGCCCGTTGCCCAGGCGCTGGCCGGCACGGTGAACGGCGCGACGGCGATTGCGGTGGCGTCGGGGGCGCTCAAAAAGCAAACGCAAACGGCGGAAGCCGAGACGGCAGAAGCCACAGTGGCAGAAGCCGCAGTGGCAGAAGCCGTGCTCCCGCCTCCTGCGGTTGAGGCTTCTGTAGTAGTGGCTGCTGCTCCTGTGGCTTCCGTGGCGCCGGCTCCCGCTGTTTCGCGGCATCAGCCGCCTGCCCATAGCCAGACCGAGCGTCTTCCCGACGATGCCGACCGCGATCTGCTGCCGGACTTCATCACGGAAAGTGTCGAATGCATCGCGGCTTCCGAGGCGGCGCTGCTCTCCCTCGAGGAGAACCCGAGCGACGAGGAAGCGGTCAACACGGTGTTCCGCGCCTTCCACACTGTGAAGGGCACGTCGGCCTTCCTTGGTCTCACGCGTATCGCCGAATTCGCGCATGAAGCGGAGTCGCTGCTGAGCCGCGTACGCGACAAGGAAATTGCGTACACGCAGGGCTGCGCGGATCTTTCGCTGCGCTCGGTCGACATGCTCAAGGATCTGCTGGACGTGGTGGAGAAGGCGCTGTCGGGTGATGGCCGCCTGCCCCTGCCGGCCGGTTACCACGAACTGCACCAGGCGCTTGCCTCGTACGATCCGGCGCGCGATGCAAACGGCGTCACGCTGGCCATCGTGCCGGCCGCCGAGGACATCTTCCCGGCGCCGTCCGACGCCGCCTCTGGCGACCATGGCAGCGCGGTGTCCGCGCGCGCCGAGTCGGGTCAGGCCGCTTCCCGCAAGTCGGGCGAATCGAACGCCGACGCCACCATTCGCGTGCGCACCGATCGTCTCGACCGACTCATCGACATGGTGGGTGAGCTGGTCATCGCGCAGTCCATGATTGCCGGTGACGAGACCATCGATACCAGCACGCAGTACGAACTGCAGCGCAAAGTCACGCATGCCGGCAAGATCGTGCGCGAGTTGCAGGATCTCTCCATGTCCATGCGCATGGTGCCGCTGCGTCCGACGTTCCAGAAGCTCGCCCGCGTGGTGCGTGACACGGCCACCAAGGCCGGCAAGACCGTGCAGTTCACCACCGAGGGCGACGACGTCGAAATCGATCGCAACATGGTGGACCGCCTCGGCGATCCGCTGGTGCACATGGTGCGCAACGCCGTCGACCATGGCGTGGAGCCGCCGCACGAGCGCACGGCCAACGGCAAGAATGGGCTGGGCCAGGTGCGCCTGCATGCCTACCATGCCTCGGGCAACGTGGTCGTCGAGCTCATCGACGACGGACGTGGCCTGCATCGCGACAAGATCGTGAAGAAGGCCATCGAGAAGGGCCTGATCGAGTCCGACAAGGGCATGAGCGACAGCGACGTGTTCAATCTCATCTTCGCGCCGGGGTTCTCGACGGCCGAGAAGATCACGGACATCTCCGGTCGTGGTGTGGGCATGGATGTGGTGCGCCGGAATCTCGAGGAGATTCGTGGCCGCATCGACATCACCTCGGCGCCCGGCAAGGGCACCACCTTCTCCATCCGTCTGCCGCTCACGCTGGCCGTGACCGACGGCATGCTGGTGCGCGTGGGCAGCGAGCGCTTCATCATCCCGCTCACGCACATCCACATGTCGTTCCGCCCCGAGCCCAGCATGCTGAGCACGGTGGTGGGCAAGGGCGAGATGGTGCTGCTGCGCGGCGAGCTGATGCCCGTCGTGCGCCTGCACCGGCTCTTCGATGTGCCGGATGCCGTGGAAAGCCCGCTCGAGGGGCTGCTCATGATCGTGGGCGATGGCAACAAGCGCACCGCCCTGCTCGTGGATGACCTGCTCGGACAGCAGCAGGTGGTGGCCAAGGCCATCGGTGACGGCCTCGGCAAGGTGCCGGGTGTGAGTGGTGGCGCCATCCTCGGCGATGGTCGGGTCGGCCTCATTCTCGACGTCAACGAGACCGTGGCCCTCGCGCAGAACACGGACAGCAGTTCCAGCCTGACCCGCAGCGTCGCGGCCTGA